A part of Flavobacteriaceae bacterium GSB9 genomic DNA contains:
- a CDS encoding transketolase, with the protein MNKKIDQKAADNIRALAVAMVEKANSGHPGGPMGGADFMHILYSEFFNYDPTDMEWPFRDRFFMDAGHLSTLMYAQYYLLGNYEKDDVANFRQWGSNTPGHPEVDVKRGVENTSGPLGQGHTMGIGAAIAAKFLQARFGDWMNHKIYGFISDGGVQEEISQGAGRIAGHLGLSNFIMFFDSNDIQLSTETDKVTSEDTAKKYEAWGWKVVTIDGHNHDEIRNALTDANNETEKPTLIIGKTIMGKGCVAADGSMYEGHCELHGKPIGDTGADYEKTLVNLGADLSNPFDIFDEVNDFYKEVIERKTVEAANKKAEIAEWRKGNTELADKLDFFFSGQLPELDFSSIEHKAGLATRAASSGVLAYLAENVENMIVSSADLSNSDKTDGFLKKTQSLQKGNFSGSFLQAGVAELTMASIANGIALHGGVLPVVATFFVFSDYMKPAIRLSAIQELPVKYVWTHDAFRVGEDGPTHQPVEQEAQIRLLEKLKNHSHKPSFLALRPADSAETSVAWKMALENTVTPSGLILSRQGIKDVPAIGDSRYKEALAAEKGGYLVKKVENPDVVLVANGSEVSTLVDAAEILESENGLKVSIASVISEGVFRLQSKEYQNSIIPKDKPLFGLTAGLPVNLEALVGEDGKVFGLEHFGYSAPAKVLDDKFGFTGEKVSKEVLEYLKTK; encoded by the coding sequence ATGAACAAAAAAATAGATCAAAAAGCTGCAGATAATATTAGAGCATTAGCTGTGGCTATGGTAGAAAAGGCAAACTCAGGACACCCTGGTGGACCAATGGGCGGCGCAGATTTTATGCATATTTTATATTCAGAATTTTTTAATTACGATCCAACCGACATGGAATGGCCGTTTAGAGACCGTTTCTTTATGGATGCTGGTCACCTGTCAACGCTTATGTACGCTCAGTACTACTTATTGGGCAATTATGAAAAAGACGATGTAGCAAACTTCCGTCAATGGGGTTCTAACACGCCTGGTCACCCAGAGGTAGATGTAAAAAGAGGTGTTGAAAACACATCTGGTCCACTTGGTCAAGGACATACTATGGGTATTGGTGCTGCCATCGCTGCTAAATTTTTACAAGCTAGATTTGGTGATTGGATGAACCACAAAATATACGGTTTTATTTCCGATGGTGGTGTACAGGAAGAAATATCGCAAGGTGCGGGTAGAATTGCCGGTCACTTAGGCTTGAGCAATTTTATTATGTTCTTTGATTCTAACGATATACAATTATCCACAGAAACTGACAAGGTAACCTCGGAAGATACAGCCAAAAAATATGAGGCTTGGGGCTGGAAAGTCGTAACTATTGATGGGCATAACCATGACGAGATTAGAAATGCATTAACCGATGCTAACAACGAAACCGAAAAACCAACCCTTATTATTGGTAAAACCATTATGGGTAAAGGTTGTGTTGCTGCAGATGGTAGTATGTACGAAGGGCACTGTGAATTGCACGGAAAGCCTATTGGCGATACTGGAGCCGATTACGAAAAAACATTGGTTAACCTAGGAGCAGACCTTAGCAATCCATTTGATATTTTTGATGAGGTTAACGATTTTTATAAAGAAGTAATTGAAAGAAAAACTGTTGAAGCTGCAAATAAGAAAGCAGAAATCGCAGAATGGAGAAAAGGAAATACTGAACTTGCCGATAAATTAGACTTTTTCTTTTCAGGACAATTGCCAGAATTGGATTTCAGTTCCATAGAGCATAAAGCCGGATTGGCTACAAGAGCGGCTTCTTCTGGTGTATTGGCATACCTAGCTGAAAATGTTGAAAACATGATTGTGTCTTCAGCCGATTTATCGAATTCTGATAAAACCGATGGATTCTTAAAGAAAACGCAATCGCTTCAAAAAGGAAACTTTAGCGGTTCGTTCTTACAAGCTGGAGTTGCCGAGTTAACCATGGCTAGTATTGCTAATGGTATTGCTTTGCATGGCGGTGTTTTACCAGTAGTGGCAACCTTCTTTGTGTTTTCAGATTATATGAAACCAGCCATTCGATTAAGTGCCATTCAAGAATTACCTGTTAAGTATGTTTGGACGCACGATGCTTTCCGTGTTGGGGAAGACGGACCAACGCACCAGCCTGTTGAGCAGGAAGCACAAATCCGTTTATTGGAAAAACTGAAAAACCACAGTCATAAACCAAGCTTCTTGGCCTTGCGTCCGGCAGATTCTGCCGAAACAAGTGTCGCTTGGAAAATGGCTCTTGAAAATACGGTAACACCTTCAGGTTTAATTTTGTCAAGACAGGGAATTAAAGATGTGCCTGCTATTGGCGATTCGAGATATAAAGAAGCTTTGGCTGCCGAAAAAGGTGGTTACTTGGTAAAGAAAGTTGAAAATCCAGATGTTGTATTGGTGGCAAACGGTTCAGAGGTATCTACTTTAGTGGATGCGGCCGAAATTTTAGAATCTGAAAACGGATTGAAGGTAAGCATTGCTTCAGTGATTTCAGAAGGCGTGTTCAGACTTCAGTCTAAAGAGTATCAAAATAGCATCATTCCAAAAGATAAACCATTATTTGGACTAACTGCTGGATTGCCAGTGAACTTAGAAGCCTTAGTGGGTGAAGATGGTAAAGTATTTGGTTTAGAACACTTTGGCTACTCTGCACCGGCGAAAGTTTTAGATGATAAATTTGGGTTTACAGGCGAAAAAGTTAGCAAAGAAGTATTAGAATATTTAAAAACAAAATAA
- a CDS encoding LytTR family DNA-binding domain-containing protein: MKLNSIIVEDEETSRDILKNYLKKYCPNVTVVGEAANVDEALVLIRNHELDVVFLDVEMPYGNAFDLLDKMGNVNFETVFVTAYNHYAIDALNAHASYYLTKPISIDELIKAVDYVTEIKTKESALQDQVLVPKTNPVNGKITIPQLDGFEVLNTSDILYCKADDNYTEIYLNNDKKKVVSKTLKYFEDILSDSGFTRVHKSYLVNVSEVVKYVKGKGGSVLLSNGKEIMVSASKKSGLLSYFK, encoded by the coding sequence ATGAAATTAAATTCCATTATAGTAGAAGACGAAGAAACCAGTAGAGACATTCTAAAAAATTATCTCAAAAAGTACTGTCCCAATGTTACGGTTGTGGGTGAGGCAGCCAATGTAGACGAAGCTTTGGTTTTAATACGGAACCATGAGTTGGATGTGGTGTTCCTGGATGTGGAAATGCCTTATGGTAACGCTTTCGATTTGCTCGATAAAATGGGTAATGTTAATTTTGAAACCGTATTTGTTACGGCCTACAATCACTATGCTATTGATGCATTAAACGCCCATGCTTCCTATTATTTAACTAAACCTATTTCCATCGACGAACTTATAAAAGCCGTTGATTATGTTACTGAAATAAAAACTAAGGAAAGCGCCTTGCAGGACCAAGTGCTTGTGCCAAAAACAAATCCAGTTAATGGTAAAATAACCATTCCACAACTGGATGGTTTTGAGGTGTTGAATACTTCCGATATTTTATATTGTAAAGCCGACGATAACTATACCGAAATCTACCTGAACAACGATAAAAAAAAGGTGGTTAGTAAAACATTAAAATATTTTGAAGATATTTTGAGCGATAGCGGTTTTACACGGGTGCACAAATCGTATTTGGTTAATGTAAGCGAAGTGGTAAAATATGTAAAAGGCAAAGGGGGTAGTGTGCTGTTGAGTAATGGAAAGGAAATTATGGTTTCGGCCTCAAAAAAATCCGGTTTATTATCGTATTTTAAGTGA
- a CDS encoding queuosine precursor transporter: MTLKDKLAAQRTYILLGALFITSLVVSNLIFQKFFYWYPFDVEIFGNKLFEISVGILPYPITFLITDLISEIYGKKRANDVVVTGIFASLFSLLIIYTASEVPATPWSHIDDATFSKVFGNSAIAVFASMLTYLFAQFVDIQIYHFWKRLTKGKHLWLRNNFSTWFSQFVDTFTIVFLLCSFSIIEWTNFKGLLVSGFLFKVIVAVCDTPLLYFGVYLFRKRFKLKLGEEINLL; encoded by the coding sequence ATGACGTTAAAAGACAAATTGGCTGCCCAGCGTACTTATATCCTTTTAGGAGCTTTGTTTATTACCTCGTTGGTAGTTTCCAATCTTATTTTTCAAAAATTCTTTTATTGGTATCCGTTCGATGTTGAAATCTTCGGGAATAAACTTTTTGAAATTTCAGTGGGTATTTTGCCTTACCCCATAACATTTTTGATTACCGATTTAATCAGTGAGATATACGGGAAAAAGCGCGCCAACGATGTGGTGGTAACTGGTATTTTCGCTTCGTTGTTTTCGTTGTTAATTATTTACACGGCAAGTGAAGTGCCCGCAACGCCTTGGTCTCATATTGATGATGCCACATTTTCGAAGGTGTTTGGAAACTCGGCCATTGCAGTTTTTGCCAGTATGCTCACGTACTTGTTCGCACAGTTTGTTGATATTCAAATTTACCACTTCTGGAAACGGCTTACCAAGGGTAAGCACTTATGGTTGCGAAACAATTTTTCTACCTGGTTTTCGCAGTTTGTAGATACATTTACCATTGTGTTTTTACTGTGTTCTTTCAGTATTATTGAGTGGACCAATTTTAAAGGCTTGTTGGTAAGTGGTTTTCTGTTTAAAGTCATAGTTGCTGTTTGCGACACGCCTTTATTGTATTTTGGCGTTTACCTATTTAGAAAACGATTTAAGCTAAAACTAGGGGAGGAGATAAACTTACTTTAA
- the fsa gene encoding fructose-6-phosphate aldolase, with protein MKFFIDTANLDEIAEAQALGVLDGVTTNPSLMAKEGITGEENILAHYKKICDIVEGDVSAEVIATDFDGMVKEGEALAALHPQIVVKLPLIADGIKACKYFTDKGIKTNVTLVFSPGQALLAAKAGATYVSPFLGRLDDICTDGLNLIAEIRQIYDNYGFETQILAASIRHTMHVIDCAKIGSDVMTGPLSSITGLLKHPLTDIGLAKFLADYEKGNK; from the coding sequence ATGAAATTTTTTATTGATACGGCCAATCTAGACGAAATCGCTGAAGCACAGGCTTTAGGTGTATTGGATGGTGTAACTACCAATCCGTCTTTAATGGCTAAAGAGGGAATTACCGGTGAGGAAAACATTTTGGCTCACTACAAAAAAATCTGTGATATTGTTGAAGGTGATGTAAGTGCTGAAGTGATAGCCACCGATTTTGATGGTATGGTAAAAGAAGGTGAAGCTTTAGCGGCTTTGCACCCACAAATTGTGGTGAAATTACCATTAATTGCAGATGGCATTAAAGCCTGTAAATATTTTACTGATAAAGGTATAAAAACAAACGTAACCTTGGTGTTTTCACCGGGGCAAGCTTTATTGGCAGCTAAAGCGGGTGCAACTTATGTGTCGCCGTTTTTAGGACGTTTGGATGATATTTGTACCGATGGATTAAACCTTATTGCAGAAATCAGACAAATTTATGATAACTACGGTTTCGAAACGCAAATACTAGCAGCTTCAATTCGTCACACCATGCACGTTATAGATTGTGCTAAGATTGGTAGTGATGTGATGACAGGACCATTATCATCGATTACTGGATTGCTTAAGCACCCATTAACCGATATAGGTTTAGCTAAATTCTTGGCTGATTACGAAAAAGGTAATAAGTAA
- a CDS encoding VWA domain-containing protein, with the protein MKTQIKTLLFCTALAVFTSCNANSKNQRLAIKEAKTEHLEPNKQYIKVALLLDTSNSMDGLLDQAKAQLWDIVNELSYAKCGSQKPNLQIALYEYGNDNLNSREGYIRQVLNFSEDLDDISKELFSLTTNGGEEYCGQVIQTSLNQLDWGKNPDDLKLIFIAGNEPFTQGKTNYKDASVNANEKDVTVNTIFCGDYRQGISSHWQDGAKITNGDYMAINHNQATVHIASPYDDEILILNKKLNKTYVAYGRKGLEKIAMQAEQDANANSYSKANAVKRTVSKSSHLYKNKTWDLVDAMEQEEVVVANLKEESLPKELQGKSEEDIKTYVEKKSKERANIQKEIKALNAKRKAYVLKQQKENINDLENAMIKAIKEQAKKKKYSFQ; encoded by the coding sequence ATGAAAACGCAAATTAAAACATTGTTATTCTGCACTGCTTTAGCGGTATTTACGTCTTGCAATGCCAATTCAAAAAATCAACGGTTGGCTATAAAAGAAGCAAAAACTGAACACCTAGAGCCCAACAAGCAATATATAAAAGTGGCTTTGTTATTAGACACCAGTAATAGTATGGACGGCCTATTAGACCAAGCCAAAGCCCAACTTTGGGACATTGTAAACGAACTGTCGTATGCAAAATGCGGCAGCCAAAAACCCAATCTTCAAATTGCATTATACGAATACGGAAACGATAATTTAAACAGCCGCGAAGGTTATATTAGACAAGTATTGAATTTTAGTGAAGATTTGGACGATATTTCAAAAGAGTTATTTTCGTTAACCACCAATGGCGGTGAGGAATATTGCGGACAAGTCATTCAAACCTCACTCAACCAATTGGATTGGGGCAAAAATCCAGACGACCTAAAACTTATTTTTATTGCTGGAAACGAACCGTTTACCCAAGGCAAGACAAACTATAAAGATGCCTCGGTCAATGCCAACGAAAAAGACGTTACCGTAAACACTATTTTTTGCGGCGATTACAGGCAAGGTATTTCATCCCATTGGCAAGATGGTGCCAAGATTACCAATGGCGATTATATGGCAATAAACCATAACCAAGCCACAGTACATATCGCTTCCCCTTACGATGATGAGATTCTAATTTTAAATAAAAAGCTGAACAAAACCTATGTGGCCTATGGCCGAAAAGGACTAGAAAAGATAGCCATGCAGGCCGAACAGGATGCAAATGCCAACTCGTATAGCAAAGCTAACGCTGTAAAAAGAACTGTTAGTAAAAGTTCACATTTATATAAAAATAAAACTTGGGATTTAGTGGATGCCATGGAGCAAGAAGAAGTGGTTGTTGCCAATCTTAAAGAAGAATCGCTACCTAAAGAATTGCAAGGCAAAAGTGAAGAAGACATAAAAACTTATGTAGAAAAGAAAAGCAAGGAGCGTGCTAACATTCAAAAGGAAATTAAAGCGCTTAACGCTAAACGCAAAGCTTATGTACTAAAACAACAAAAAGAAAACATCAATGACCTAGAGAACGCTATGATAAAAGCCATTAAAGAACAAGCCAAAAAGAAAAAGTATAGCTTTCAATAA
- a CDS encoding AsmA-like C-terminal region-containing protein translates to MKKAFKIIGITLLVIVALLLVLPFAFQGQIQDIVKRFINQNLNAKVEFSDVNLSFIRSFPQAHVGVSDLLITNFEPFKDETLATAKTISFTMSVKELFKKPSDGPVVVNSITVDEALLTLKTDKFGNVNYDIVKESEGESSEEGSGFSFDIEDYAINKSAFTYIDEESKMKIDVTELNHTGHGTFSAETSELDTKSEANLSFTMDSTNYLSNNPVRLDALIGMDLTNDKYTFKENKGFINDLPLEFEGFVQLMDEGQEVDITFKNPESDFKNFLAVIPKSYSKNIDDVETTGDFKVNGVIKGMVTDETIPNLDINITSNNASFKYPNLPKRVENIVINTSIKNTTGHTDDTYVDIKTLDFKIDDDVFKSSATIKNITKNMLVNASLDGVVNLANITKVYPVELENQLTGILKGKLNTTFDMNAIETNAYERIKNNGSVNITDFVFSSGDIVNPIHITNADMAFQPGTVSLNRFNAKTGDSDLNAIGTIKNLLGFLLSDNTLKGNFNVSSNMFKVNDFMTVDEENPTDNKTTSSSESLKIPAFLECVVNANAKTVVYDNLNLKDVSGQLYIKDQQATLENLKSNIFDGALMLSGDVSTKGKTPTFNLNLGADGFDIAKSFKDLELLQNIAPIANLLQGKLNTDIKLSGNLDSEFSPVLSSVSGNALAELLTTKINAEQSKLLNKLDGALNFIDFNELDLKNLKTKFSFANGKVSVQPFDLKYKDIGITVSGSHGFDKTVDYNTVFNVPAKYLGSEVNRLIGKINDAEVNKITIPVTANITGSLTNPTVKTDLTSGVNNLTQQLVEIEKQKLLNQGKDKVKDLIGGVIGSNKTKTDSIKQQQNNVVKDVLGDIVKGSTTKNDSIKTTDTTATNTPSKNIKDALSNLFGKKKTKVNDTLN, encoded by the coding sequence ATGAAAAAAGCCTTTAAAATTATTGGAATAACATTGTTGGTTATCGTTGCATTACTTTTGGTTTTGCCATTTGCATTCCAGGGTCAGATACAAGACATTGTGAAGCGTTTTATTAACCAGAATTTAAATGCGAAAGTTGAATTTAGTGATGTGAATTTAAGTTTTATCAGGAGTTTTCCGCAAGCCCATGTTGGTGTTTCAGATTTGCTCATTACCAATTTTGAACCTTTTAAGGATGAAACACTGGCTACGGCCAAAACCATATCATTTACCATGTCGGTTAAAGAACTTTTTAAAAAGCCTAGCGATGGTCCGGTGGTAGTGAATTCCATCACTGTTGATGAGGCACTTTTAACCCTTAAAACTGATAAATTTGGAAATGTTAATTACGATATTGTAAAAGAAAGTGAGGGAGAATCTTCGGAAGAAGGTAGCGGGTTCTCGTTTGATATTGAAGACTACGCTATAAATAAAAGTGCTTTCACGTATATTGATGAAGAGTCTAAAATGAAGATTGATGTCACGGAACTGAACCATACAGGGCATGGAACCTTTTCGGCCGAAACTTCAGAATTGGATACCAAGAGTGAAGCCAATCTTAGTTTTACTATGGACAGCACAAATTACCTGAGCAATAATCCGGTAAGATTAGATGCGTTAATTGGCATGGATTTAACAAACGATAAATACACTTTTAAGGAAAACAAAGGTTTTATAAACGATTTGCCTTTAGAGTTTGAGGGTTTTGTGCAATTAATGGACGAAGGACAAGAGGTGGATATTACGTTTAAAAATCCAGAATCCGATTTCAAAAATTTCTTGGCGGTAATTCCAAAGTCTTATTCAAAAAATATCGACGATGTTGAAACTACGGGCGATTTTAAGGTCAATGGCGTTATAAAGGGTATGGTAACAGATGAAACGATTCCGAATTTAGATATCAATATTACATCAAATAATGCATCGTTTAAGTATCCAAATTTGCCCAAACGTGTTGAAAATATTGTGATAAACACGAGTATAAAAAATACAACGGGCCATACTGATGATACCTATGTGGATATTAAAACCCTCGATTTTAAAATTGATGATGATGTATTCAAATCGTCGGCCACCATCAAAAATATAACAAAAAATATGCTCGTCAATGCCAGTCTAGACGGCGTTGTTAATTTGGCTAATATCACTAAGGTTTACCCTGTGGAATTGGAAAATCAATTGACGGGAATTTTAAAAGGAAAGCTGAATACCACTTTTGATATGAACGCTATTGAGACTAATGCCTACGAGCGTATTAAAAATAACGGTTCGGTGAATATTACCGATTTTGTGTTTTCTTCCGGAGATATTGTGAATCCTATTCATATTACCAATGCCGATATGGCTTTCCAGCCTGGTACGGTATCGTTAAACCGTTTTAATGCGAAAACGGGCGATAGTGACTTAAATGCCATTGGAACTATAAAAAATTTATTAGGTTTTCTGTTGAGCGACAATACTTTAAAAGGAAATTTCAATGTAAGTTCCAATATGTTTAAAGTTAATGATTTTATGACTGTTGATGAAGAAAATCCAACCGATAATAAAACAACCAGTAGTTCCGAATCGCTTAAAATACCAGCCTTTTTAGAGTGTGTTGTTAATGCTAATGCCAAAACGGTGGTTTACGATAATTTGAATTTGAAGGACGTTTCTGGGCAGCTCTATATAAAAGACCAACAAGCAACTTTGGAAAACCTTAAGTCCAATATTTTTGATGGCGCTTTAATGCTGTCAGGAGATGTCTCTACAAAAGGCAAAACGCCTACCTTTAACCTAAATTTAGGTGCCGATGGTTTTGATATAGCAAAATCATTTAAAGATTTGGAACTCTTGCAGAATATAGCGCCAATAGCTAATTTACTTCAAGGAAAATTAAATACTGATATTAAATTATCGGGTAATTTAGATAGTGAATTTTCACCGGTTTTAAGCAGCGTTTCTGGCAATGCGCTTGCTGAGTTGCTTACTACAAAAATAAATGCAGAACAAAGCAAGTTGCTCAACAAACTGGATGGCGCTTTGAATTTTATTGATTTTAATGAACTTGACCTTAAGAATCTAAAAACCAAATTTTCATTTGCTAACGGAAAGGTAAGTGTGCAACCTTTCGATTTAAAATACAAAGATATTGGCATTACCGTTTCGGGTTCGCATGGTTTTGATAAAACAGTGGACTACAATACCGTATTTAACGTGCCCGCCAAATATTTGGGCAGTGAAGTAAACCGACTTATTGGGAAAATAAATGATGCCGAAGTGAACAAAATAACAATTCCTGTAACAGCTAATATTACAGGAAGTTTAACTAACCCTACGGTTAAAACCGATTTAACGAGCGGTGTAAATAACCTTACCCAACAACTTGTTGAAATTGAAAAACAAAAGCTGCTTAACCAAGGTAAAGATAAGGTTAAAGATTTAATAGGAGGGGTGATAGGTTCAAATAAAACAAAAACCGATTCTATAAAACAGCAGCAAAATAATGTGGTTAAAGATGTTTTGGGCGATATTGTAAAAGGAAGTACTACTAAAAATGATTCAATAAAAACAACAGATACTACGGCAACCAATACACCATCAAAAAATATCAAGGACGCTTTAAGTAATCTTTTTGGTAAAAAGAAAACAAAGGTTAACGATACGCTCAATTAA
- a CDS encoding histidine kinase: protein MSSTLKYFTLVCLFLSGIALFGQDATFRKGDEPKFIVRGSVIESDTRDPIPNVNIEVNGGAYTTTDAFGDFRIQARKGDELTIRHKDFETVVYIIRSDERIRVEVEPNENAANYSKLKKNSKSSKKETFNALIDSAEAYLKKDAKKSIQFVGDALVESASTKENGEAYEILGDVYMHWKQYDLAVSNYRISLQNRNTNLVNLKLAEAYKKNKNYQESIETYNGIDKKSLSNWQLTQLYEGLGEVYVSIQKYQQAIRAFQEGLNVAKAHLITPKITDFNSKIAQVYNAIGQRNKAESFFNKSMKLANTENKKRAVEEKLKVADFKSATNDYSDEIELRKEALNDITEIESKSELSNESPLTPQKQNYKIGNAYASQNDFGNAIQYLEKSISEAGAKKDLIVKKDATRKLSEVYRDAGQFDKALMAYQSYVDLVDTLYALKEQEISQAARFSKEITSKQNRILSLEGERELSQSKYQLTVEQSKRQKLIIYSLIGGVFLLLVAAFLMFKYIKQQRLANNLLALKSLRSQMNPHFIFNALNSVNSFIASNDERTANKYLTDFSMLMRAVLENSEEDFIPLEKEIELLQLYTKLEHFRFKDKFDYNINIDDTIKLQEFEIPPMLLQPYIENAVWHGLRYKKSKGHLEINISQASPDEIKITITDDGIGRIKSKALKTANQQKQNSKGMGNIKKRVAILNAMYKDKVEVHIEDFTDEDDTGTKVIVMIKKD, encoded by the coding sequence ATGTCTAGCACTCTAAAATATTTTACACTTGTTTGCCTCTTTTTAAGTGGTATTGCCCTTTTTGGTCAGGATGCTACGTTTCGCAAAGGCGATGAGCCAAAGTTTATCGTTCGTGGTTCGGTAATTGAAAGTGATACCAGGGATCCTATCCCTAACGTTAATATTGAGGTTAACGGTGGTGCGTATACGACAACCGATGCTTTTGGCGACTTTAGAATTCAGGCACGAAAGGGTGATGAGCTTACCATACGTCACAAAGATTTTGAAACCGTAGTCTATATCATCAGAAGTGATGAACGCATAAGGGTAGAGGTGGAGCCAAACGAGAATGCTGCGAACTATTCCAAATTAAAAAAAAATTCAAAGTCTTCAAAAAAGGAAACTTTTAATGCCCTAATTGATTCCGCGGAAGCGTATTTAAAGAAAGATGCCAAAAAAAGTATTCAATTTGTGGGCGATGCTTTGGTTGAAAGTGCTTCGACCAAAGAAAATGGTGAGGCCTACGAGATTTTAGGAGATGTCTATATGCATTGGAAACAATACGATTTGGCTGTTTCGAACTACCGGATAAGTTTGCAAAACAGGAACACCAATCTTGTTAATCTTAAGTTGGCCGAGGCTTACAAGAAGAACAAAAATTATCAGGAAAGTATAGAAACTTATAATGGCATCGATAAAAAGAGTCTGTCCAATTGGCAACTCACCCAACTATATGAGGGCTTGGGCGAGGTGTACGTTTCAATCCAAAAGTACCAACAGGCCATTCGTGCTTTTCAGGAAGGGTTAAATGTGGCCAAAGCCCATTTGATAACCCCTAAAATAACCGATTTCAACTCCAAAATAGCTCAGGTCTATAATGCTATTGGGCAACGTAATAAAGCTGAGTCATTTTTTAATAAATCGATGAAATTGGCTAATACCGAAAATAAAAAACGTGCCGTTGAAGAAAAATTGAAAGTTGCTGATTTTAAGAGTGCAACCAATGATTATTCCGATGAAATTGAGCTGCGAAAGGAAGCGTTGAATGATATCACCGAAATAGAAAGTAAGTCTGAATTGAGTAACGAAAGTCCTTTAACCCCACAAAAACAGAACTATAAAATTGGTAATGCCTATGCCTCACAAAACGATTTTGGAAATGCCATTCAATATCTTGAAAAAAGTATCAGTGAAGCTGGAGCAAAAAAAGATTTGATTGTAAAAAAAGACGCTACCAGAAAATTGTCGGAGGTTTACCGCGATGCCGGACAGTTCGATAAGGCCTTAATGGCTTATCAAAGCTACGTGGATTTAGTGGATACGCTTTATGCTTTAAAAGAACAGGAAATATCGCAAGCGGCTCGGTTTAGTAAAGAAATTACAAGCAAGCAAAACCGAATTTTAAGCCTGGAGGGCGAGCGGGAGCTATCTCAAAGTAAATATCAACTTACGGTAGAGCAATCTAAACGCCAAAAACTAATTATTTATTCATTAATTGGCGGCGTGTTTTTATTGTTAGTTGCCGCTTTTTTAATGTTTAAATATATAAAGCAACAACGTTTGGCCAACAATCTATTGGCTTTAAAAAGCCTTCGTAGTCAAATGAATCCGCATTTTATTTTCAATGCCTTAAACTCGGTAAACAGTTTTATTGCTTCAAATGATGAGCGCACCGCAAACAAATACCTTACCGATTTTTCGATGCTTATGCGGGCTGTTTTGGAAAATAGCGAAGAGGATTTTATTCCGTTGGAAAAGGAAATCGAATTGCTTCAGCTATACACCAAACTGGAACATTTCAGATTTAAAGATAAGTTTGATTACAACATTAATATTGACGATACCATAAAATTACAAGAGTTTGAAATACCACCAATGCTGTTGCAACCGTATATTGAAAATGCCGTTTGGCACGGACTGCGTTACAAAAAAAGTAAAGGGCATTTAGAAATTAACATTTCACAGGCTAGCCCAGATGAAATCAAAATAACGATAACAGACGATGGCATTGGCCGAATAAAATCGAAGGCCTTAAAAACCGCTAATCAACAAAAGCAAAACTCGAAAGGTATGGGCAACATAAAAAAGCGGGTGGCTATCTTAAATGCTATGTATAAAGACAAAGTGGAGGTGCATATTGAAGATTTTACAGATGAAGATGATACAGGTACTAAGGTAATTGTAATGATTAAAAAGGATTAA